Proteins from a genomic interval of Chroococcidiopsis thermalis PCC 7203:
- a CDS encoding cupin domain-containing protein — MSDTSVKKVDSSSSPHGKQGQKYLASGKSLSMRLWENEQPAETKSPTTRDYETVGYVISGKAELHLEGQMVLLEPGDSWVVPKGASHTYKILEPFTAVEATSPPSQVHGRDE, encoded by the coding sequence ATGAGCGATACCAGTGTTAAAAAGGTAGATTCTAGTAGTTCCCCTCATGGTAAGCAGGGACAGAAGTATTTAGCTTCCGGTAAATCTCTTTCGATGCGTTTGTGGGAAAACGAACAACCAGCAGAAACTAAATCTCCCACGACAAGAGACTATGAAACCGTTGGCTATGTAATTAGCGGTAAGGCAGAGTTACATCTTGAAGGTCAAATGGTATTACTAGAACCTGGAGATTCTTGGGTTGTACCTAAAGGTGCATCTCATACTTATAAAATTTTGGAACCTTTTACTGCTGTCGAAGCTACTAGTCCTCCGTCACAGGTTCACGGAAGAGATGAATAA
- a CDS encoding Gfo/Idh/MocA family protein gives MLNAVKNLLTRRQIIGSGMGILGVGVAGVVTRNSPAIAQPAYKPAKEPPIPDEKKLGWAVVGLGKFATQQIIPSFSQCKQSKLVALVSGDRAKAENYARQYNVNPKNIYNYENYDSLRNNPEVDIIYIVLPNGLHAEYTIRGAQAGKHILCEKPMANTVEECQAMIAACNQANRKLMIAYRAQYEPFNLEAIAIAQKKQLGQLKAIVADHGRNLDPKDPADVWRMNKKLAGGGSLFDIGIYSLQAARYITGEEPTEVCAMTYSTPNDPRFKEVEENVNFILRFPSGVLANCTSSYGYSSTKRFQVFGSNGTLELDPATDYYRHQLTVKREKVQEERQIQEQNQFALEMDHLSESVMQDRQPKTPGEEGLQDVRLMLAIYEAARTGRTISVDSRE, from the coding sequence ATGTTGAATGCAGTCAAAAATCTCCTCACGCGCAGGCAAATAATTGGTTCTGGGATGGGAATTTTGGGTGTAGGAGTGGCGGGAGTGGTAACGCGAAATTCACCTGCGATCGCCCAGCCCGCTTATAAACCAGCTAAAGAACCACCAATACCCGACGAAAAGAAACTCGGTTGGGCTGTTGTCGGGTTGGGTAAATTTGCTACGCAACAAATTATTCCTTCATTTTCGCAGTGCAAGCAGTCAAAATTAGTGGCGTTGGTGAGTGGCGATCGCGCTAAAGCTGAAAATTATGCGCGGCAATATAATGTCAATCCTAAAAATATTTACAATTACGAAAATTACGATTCCCTTCGGAATAATCCAGAAGTAGACATTATCTATATAGTTCTACCCAACGGTTTACACGCTGAATATACTATCCGTGGCGCACAAGCAGGAAAGCATATTTTATGTGAAAAGCCGATGGCAAATACGGTAGAAGAGTGTCAGGCGATGATTGCTGCTTGTAATCAAGCAAACCGCAAGTTGATGATAGCTTACCGCGCTCAATACGAACCTTTCAACTTAGAGGCGATCGCGATCGCGCAGAAAAAACAACTCGGTCAACTCAAGGCGATCGTCGCCGACCACGGGCGCAACCTCGACCCCAAAGATCCAGCGGATGTCTGGCGGATGAATAAGAAACTGGCTGGTGGTGGTTCGCTATTTGATATTGGGATCTACAGCTTACAGGCTGCGCGTTACATTACAGGCGAAGAACCTACAGAAGTCTGTGCTATGACCTATAGCACTCCCAACGATCCTCGCTTCAAGGAAGTGGAGGAGAACGTTAACTTCATTTTGCGTTTCCCTAGCGGCGTGCTAGCCAACTGTACTTCTAGTTATGGCTACTCCAGTACCAAACGCTTTCAGGTATTTGGTAGTAATGGTACGCTCGAACTCGACCCTGCTACAGATTACTATCGGCATCAATTAACTGTAAAACGAGAAAAGGTACAAGAAGAACGGCAGATTCAGGAACAAAACCAGTTTGCCCTAGAGATGGATCATCTTTCTGAATCGGTCATGCAAGATCGGCAACCGAAAACTCCTGGTGAAGAAGGCTTACAGGATGTGAGATTGATGTTAGCAATTTACGAAGCGGCACGCACAGGTCGCACGATATCAGTTGACAGTAGAGAGTGA
- a CDS encoding L-dopachrome tautomerase-related protein: protein MFWHSLRQKFFCLLLSSLLFLAFVPPAYALPQEKTVGKIESVASFNGAMPTGVTVSQRGRIFVNFPRWGDKVDYTVAEIVRGKVVAYPNAKFNRPQKDQSKSLVSVQSVVVDPLDRLWILDTGSIQFAPTAYGGPKLIGINLKQNRIFKTILFPQDVALPTTYLNDIRFDLRRGKAGMAFITDSSGNGANAIIVVDLDSGKSWRRLNDHPSTKAEPNFLPVVEGQPLMNRPPDKPPSPITIGADGIAISADGKQLFYCNLAGRRLYSVSVDALVDEKLSDKEVAATVQDLGDKGGASDGLESDAQNRVYLTNYEHNAILRRSPDGMYETVVHDPRVLWADTLSVANDGYLYFIANQLHRQPQFHQKKDLREKPYSLFRTRINAKPVLLR from the coding sequence ATGTTTTGGCACAGCTTGCGACAAAAATTCTTCTGTCTGCTTTTATCGAGTTTATTGTTTCTTGCTTTTGTTCCTCCGGCTTATGCCTTACCGCAGGAAAAGACCGTGGGCAAGATTGAATCGGTAGCTTCGTTTAACGGTGCTATGCCGACCGGAGTAACAGTGTCTCAAAGGGGGAGAATTTTTGTTAACTTCCCTCGCTGGGGAGACAAAGTAGATTATACGGTAGCGGAGATAGTCAGGGGTAAAGTCGTAGCTTATCCCAACGCCAAATTCAATCGCCCTCAAAAAGACCAATCGAAGTCACTCGTTTCTGTTCAAAGTGTGGTTGTCGATCCTTTAGACCGTTTGTGGATCTTGGATACTGGCAGCATTCAGTTTGCACCTACTGCTTATGGGGGACCGAAATTAATCGGGATAAATCTGAAACAAAATCGAATTTTTAAGACTATCTTGTTTCCCCAAGATGTAGCGCTACCGACTACCTATTTGAACGATATCCGCTTCGATTTACGGCGCGGTAAAGCAGGGATGGCTTTTATTACCGATTCTTCCGGTAACGGTGCTAATGCCATTATTGTTGTCGATTTAGATTCTGGTAAAAGTTGGCGGCGGCTGAACGACCATCCTTCTACGAAAGCAGAACCGAATTTTCTCCCAGTAGTGGAGGGACAACCGTTGATGAACCGTCCGCCAGACAAGCCACCCAGCCCAATTACAATTGGTGCGGATGGAATTGCAATCAGTGCCGATGGGAAACAGTTATTTTACTGTAATTTAGCTGGAAGAAGGTTATATAGTGTCAGCGTTGATGCTTTAGTCGATGAGAAATTAAGCGACAAAGAAGTAGCAGCGACCGTACAAGATTTGGGAGATAAAGGCGGTGCATCTGATGGCTTAGAGTCGGATGCTCAAAATCGAGTTTATCTGACCAACTACGAGCATAATGCAATTTTGCGGCGATCGCCTGATGGGATGTATGAAACTGTAGTTCACGATCCTCGCGTTTTATGGGCTGATACGCTGTCTGTCGCCAATGACGGCTACCTCTATTTCATTGCCAATCAACTTCACCGTCAGCCCCAGTTCCATCAGAAGAAAGATTTGCGCGAAAAACCATACAGTCTGTTTCGTACCCGCATTAATGCGAAACCAGTGCTGTTGCGATAA
- a CDS encoding zinc-dependent alcohol dehydrogenase: MKAVCWHGEKNVKVDTVPDPKIANPRDAIVKITSTAICGSDLHLYNGFIPTMEKGDILGHEFMGEVVEVGSAVKNVKVGDRVVVPFTISCGNCFFCNRDLWSLCDNSNPNGWMAEKLMGHSPAGLFGYSHIFGGYAGGQAEYARVPFADVGLFKIPDGLTDEQVLFLTDIFPTGYMAAENCHIKPGNIVAVWGCGPVGQFAIKSAYMLGAEKVIAIDRIPERLQMAKEQGKADVLNYEEVDVGEALKEMTGGRGPDAVIDAVGLEAHGTDFMNLFDKAKQVVRLETDRPTALRNAIVACGKAGHVSIAGAYGGFLDKIPMGAAMNKGLTFKMGQTHVHRYLKPLLEHIQNGDIDPTFIITHTLPLEQAPHAYDIFKHKKDNCIKVVLKP, from the coding sequence ATGAAAGCAGTTTGCTGGCACGGGGAAAAGAATGTCAAGGTAGATACAGTCCCCGATCCTAAAATTGCAAATCCCCGCGATGCAATTGTCAAAATTACGTCAACAGCAATCTGCGGTTCGGATTTGCACCTTTATAATGGCTTTATCCCCACTATGGAGAAAGGGGATATCCTCGGTCACGAATTTATGGGAGAAGTGGTTGAGGTTGGGAGTGCGGTTAAGAATGTAAAAGTCGGCGATCGCGTCGTCGTTCCTTTTACAATTTCTTGCGGTAACTGCTTTTTCTGCAATCGCGATCTGTGGTCGTTGTGCGATAATTCTAACCCCAACGGTTGGATGGCAGAGAAGCTGATGGGACATTCACCAGCTGGTCTATTTGGCTACTCTCATATCTTCGGCGGTTATGCTGGCGGACAAGCGGAGTACGCGCGAGTCCCATTTGCCGATGTCGGGTTATTTAAGATTCCTGATGGGCTGACAGACGAGCAAGTATTATTCTTAACCGATATCTTTCCCACTGGCTACATGGCAGCAGAGAATTGTCATATTAAGCCTGGTAATATCGTTGCTGTCTGGGGTTGTGGTCCGGTAGGACAGTTCGCGATTAAGAGTGCGTATATGCTGGGTGCGGAAAAAGTTATCGCGATCGATCGCATCCCAGAACGCTTGCAAATGGCTAAGGAACAGGGTAAAGCCGACGTACTTAACTACGAAGAAGTGGATGTTGGGGAAGCGTTAAAAGAAATGACTGGCGGGCGCGGTCCCGATGCGGTAATTGATGCCGTAGGACTAGAGGCGCACGGTACTGATTTTATGAACTTGTTCGATAAAGCAAAACAAGTCGTGCGATTGGAAACAGACCGACCCACAGCCTTACGTAATGCGATCGTTGCTTGCGGGAAAGCAGGTCATGTCTCGATCGCAGGGGCGTATGGTGGTTTCCTCGATAAAATCCCAATGGGTGCGGCAATGAACAAAGGTTTGACATTCAAGATGGGACAAACCCACGTCCATCGGTACTTAAAACCACTACTAGAACACATTCAAAACGGTGACATCGATCCAACGTTCATCATCACTCATACTCTTCCCTTAGAACAAGCACCCCACGCCTACGATATCTTCAAGCATAAAAAAGATAATTGTATCAAAGTTGTGTTGAAGCCTTGA
- a CDS encoding zinc-dependent alcohol dehydrogenase, with protein MKAVCWHGANDVRVESVPDPKILNPRDVILKITSTAICGSDLHIYGGYIPTVQPGDIIGHEFMGEVVEVGRGINNLKVGDRVVVPSTIGCGGCYYCQHDMWSLCDNSNPNGWVEEKLFGNITSAIYGYSHAFGGYAGAQAEYVRVPFADVDVVKVPKDIPDEKLLFISDAIPTGYMGAELCDIQPGDTVAVWGCGAVGQFAMISAYMMGAEKVIAIDRFPERLELAKNFAKAEVINYEEVDAGEALREMTGGMGPDACIDAVGLEAHGVGFEDFYDQTKQKLKLETDRPHVLRQMILSCRKGGTLSIMGVYGGFVDKMPFGAAFNKALTFRMGQMHGQKYMHLLLKMILEEKFDPSRVVTHQLPLEQAAHGYDIFQQKKDNCIKVVLKP; from the coding sequence ATGAAAGCAGTTTGCTGGCACGGCGCAAATGATGTGCGGGTGGAATCCGTACCCGATCCGAAAATTCTTAATCCTCGCGATGTGATTTTAAAGATTACCTCTACTGCAATTTGCGGTTCTGACTTGCACATTTACGGCGGCTACATTCCCACCGTGCAACCAGGTGACATTATCGGTCACGAATTTATGGGGGAAGTGGTCGAAGTTGGTAGAGGAATTAACAACTTAAAAGTCGGCGATCGCGTCGTCGTTCCTTCTACAATCGGTTGTGGTGGTTGCTATTATTGCCAACACGATATGTGGTCGCTGTGCGATAACTCTAACCCTAACGGTTGGGTTGAAGAGAAGTTGTTTGGCAATATCACCTCAGCGATTTATGGATACTCCCATGCTTTCGGTGGATATGCTGGGGCGCAAGCAGAGTACGTGCGCGTCCCATTTGCCGATGTAGATGTGGTCAAAGTCCCTAAGGACATACCAGACGAAAAGTTACTATTTATCTCCGATGCCATTCCTACAGGTTACATGGGAGCTGAGTTATGTGACATTCAACCTGGGGATACAGTAGCAGTGTGGGGCTGCGGTGCAGTCGGGCAATTTGCCATGATTAGCGCCTACATGATGGGTGCAGAAAAAGTGATTGCGATCGATCGCTTCCCCGAACGCTTAGAATTAGCCAAAAATTTCGCTAAAGCAGAAGTAATTAACTACGAAGAAGTAGATGCAGGCGAAGCTTTGAGAGAAATGACGGGGGGTATGGGTCCCGACGCTTGTATTGATGCTGTAGGCTTGGAAGCGCACGGAGTTGGCTTTGAAGACTTTTACGACCAGACTAAGCAGAAATTAAAGCTAGAAACCGACCGTCCGCATGTTTTGCGACAAATGATTCTATCTTGTCGTAAAGGTGGAACTCTTTCAATTATGGGTGTCTACGGTGGCTTTGTAGATAAGATGCCTTTTGGTGCAGCATTCAATAAAGCTTTAACTTTCAGAATGGGACAAATGCACGGACAAAAATATATGCATTTGTTGCTCAAGATGATTCTGGAAGAGAAATTCGATCCCTCCCGCGTTGTCACGCATCAATTACCCCTCGAACAAGCTGCCCACGGCTACGACATTTTCCAACAAAAGAAAGACAACTGTATCAAAGTTGTACTGAAACCGTAG
- a CDS encoding SRPBCC family protein: protein MASTVENQQGQGDSNEIGRWASLIGGGAMVLMGLQQRSLRGALLAIAGGGLAYKAATEKGDMQQALGLNQAIKVEKTVTINKPADELYRYWHDFKYLPTFMKHLKSVEVYDNKRSHWVANAPLGASVEWDAEIIEDRENEFISWTSVEGADVDNSGFVRFKPAPGNRGTEVKVVIEYAPPGGVLASAIAKLFGEEPEQQIGDDLRRFKMLMEAGEIATTEGQPKGG from the coding sequence GTGGCTTCGACGGTAGAGAATCAGCAAGGACAGGGAGATAGTAACGAAATCGGGCGCTGGGCATCACTGATTGGTGGTGGTGCAATGGTACTGATGGGGTTACAACAGCGATCGCTACGGGGTGCTTTGTTGGCGATCGCAGGTGGTGGATTGGCATATAAAGCAGCAACGGAAAAGGGCGATATGCAACAAGCATTGGGTTTAAACCAAGCAATTAAGGTAGAAAAGACGGTAACGATAAATAAGCCTGCTGATGAGCTGTATCGTTACTGGCATGATTTCAAATATCTGCCAACTTTTATGAAACATCTCAAGTCAGTAGAGGTGTACGACAACAAGCGATCTCATTGGGTAGCAAATGCACCTTTAGGTGCAAGTGTTGAATGGGATGCAGAAATTATTGAAGACCGCGAAAACGAATTTATTTCCTGGACTTCGGTAGAAGGGGCAGATGTAGACAATTCTGGTTTTGTCAGATTTAAGCCAGCACCAGGAAATCGCGGTACGGAAGTAAAAGTAGTCATTGAATACGCGCCACCAGGCGGAGTCTTAGCATCGGCGATCGCCAAACTCTTTGGTGAGGAACCGGAACAACAAATTGGTGACGACCTGCGCCGCTTCAAAATGCTCATGGAAGCAGGTGAAATTGCTACCACTGAAGGACAACCAAAAGGCGGTTGA
- a CDS encoding DJ-1/PfpI/YhbO family deglycase/protease yields the protein MTQANGNLGKKRVAILIENGVEDAEFKIPYEALKMAGIETVVLGSRTNETYKGKQGKVSQSADGTTTEAMASEFDAVVIPGGMAPDKMRVNPNTVRFVQEAMQQGKLVAAVCHGPQVLIEGDLLKGKQATGFIAVRKDMINAGANYVDEPLVIDGNLITSRQPGDLAIFTTAILSRLGYGGKEVALPDVRDVNAEWWKLADAWGGSTKGEIVKGLNTALAGEKYAQEAFGQYIEKASDPQFKALLLEIVANKQQHIERLEARLSALGEKPSLTANVADKYAKVKTALQGSDDRNLMRRALGDIQTGVVDAHNLFVQFTDPVSTALFKQIEQDGALYERHMAELYRLRVGTTQPGKPTTGAAVTM from the coding sequence ATGACACAAGCTAACGGTAATCTCGGAAAAAAAAGAGTTGCCATTCTGATTGAGAATGGTGTAGAAGACGCGGAATTCAAAATTCCTTATGAAGCCTTGAAAATGGCGGGAATTGAAACTGTAGTTCTCGGTTCTCGAACCAACGAAACATATAAAGGTAAGCAAGGTAAAGTTTCGCAATCGGCAGACGGCACGACAACTGAAGCAATGGCATCAGAGTTTGATGCCGTGGTTATTCCTGGTGGGATGGCTCCCGACAAAATGCGTGTCAACCCCAACACCGTGCGCTTCGTTCAAGAGGCAATGCAGCAAGGAAAATTAGTTGCTGCTGTCTGTCATGGACCCCAAGTTTTAATTGAAGGCGATTTGCTAAAAGGCAAGCAAGCCACAGGATTTATTGCCGTGCGCAAGGACATGATCAATGCGGGTGCAAACTACGTCGATGAGCCACTGGTAATTGATGGTAATTTAATCACTTCCCGTCAGCCCGGAGACTTGGCAATTTTCACCACAGCTATCCTCAGCCGTCTAGGTTACGGTGGCAAAGAAGTTGCTTTACCAGATGTGCGAGATGTCAATGCAGAATGGTGGAAACTAGCTGATGCTTGGGGTGGTTCTACTAAAGGAGAAATTGTCAAAGGGCTAAATACTGCTTTAGCTGGTGAAAAGTACGCTCAAGAGGCGTTTGGGCAGTATATAGAGAAAGCATCTGACCCTCAATTTAAGGCATTGTTGCTAGAGATTGTTGCTAATAAGCAGCAACACATCGAGCGGCTAGAAGCAAGACTGTCAGCTTTAGGCGAGAAACCATCACTGACGGCAAATGTGGCTGATAAGTATGCCAAAGTGAAAACTGCTTTACAAGGTAGCGACGATCGCAATCTAATGCGACGGGCTTTAGGAGATATTCAGACAGGTGTGGTAGATGCGCACAATCTGTTTGTTCAATTTACAGATCCCGTATCAACAGCCTTATTTAAGCAGATCGAGCAAGATGGAGCGCTGTACGAACGCCATATGGCAGAACTCTATCGCTTGCGTGTAGGAACGACACAGCCTGGGAAGCCGACGACTGGGGCGGCGGTAACTATGTAG
- a CDS encoding DUF2267 domain-containing protein, translating into MKYDEFIKHVQTVAQMDSREDAQRATQATLETIRERIVGNEAKDLASQLPQQFSEYLRGREGEDGQPFSMEEFLQRVSAKEQVEPTVAANHVRAVFAVLQNAVTPGEFTDFKANFSDDYIDLFATGSNLGASAAS; encoded by the coding sequence GTGAAGTACGACGAGTTCATCAAACACGTTCAGACAGTGGCACAGATGGATTCCCGTGAAGATGCACAACGGGCGACACAAGCAACTCTAGAAACTATTAGAGAAAGGATTGTCGGTAACGAAGCCAAAGATTTAGCTTCGCAATTACCGCAACAATTCAGTGAATATTTGCGTGGAAGAGAGGGTGAAGACGGTCAGCCTTTCTCAATGGAAGAATTTCTACAGCGCGTCAGTGCCAAAGAACAAGTAGAGCCAACTGTCGCAGCTAACCACGTTCGGGCTGTATTTGCAGTGTTGCAGAATGCAGTGACACCTGGAGAATTCACCGATTTCAAAGCTAACTTTTCGGACGATTATATCGACTTATTCGCCACAGGATCGAATCTAGGAGCGTCTGCTGCTTCGTAG
- a CDS encoding DUF6335 family protein produces MGDRNDKNIQDLSEEITESFGTGVHDDPRTNAGREAGEYTNTSPELTGGDVDASWQTAAEEGDEAVGGTVATPDQDVTEEIEAAVGLEMDDRSFLRTQDILEDRDDRRWELDPKSSDDYQERRD; encoded by the coding sequence ATGGGCGATCGCAACGATAAAAATATTCAAGACTTATCCGAAGAAATTACTGAATCTTTTGGTACTGGCGTTCACGATGACCCAAGGACGAACGCTGGTAGAGAAGCAGGAGAATACACTAATACTAGTCCAGAATTGACTGGCGGAGATGTCGATGCATCGTGGCAAACAGCAGCAGAAGAAGGAGATGAGGCTGTAGGTGGTACTGTTGCTACTCCCGACCAAGACGTAACTGAAGAGATTGAAGCAGCTGTTGGTCTGGAAATGGACGATCGCAGTTTTTTACGCACTCAAGATATTCTAGAAGACCGCGACGATCGCCGTTGGGAATTAGATCCCAAATCTTCTGATGACTACCAAGAACGGCGCGATTGA
- a CDS encoding sulfite oxidase-like oxidoreductase, protein MVGKFFQKPGAEQSDRVPPGQYLTKGFPVLTYGDTPRVNREQWQFKVWGLAQPKTLTWEDFMALPQHDFTADFHCVTRWSKLDVKWTGVKVTDFMQLIEIDPKAAYVMEHCYGGYTTNIPLEDFLREENFFAHTVFDEPLPAEHGGPMRLVVPHLYAWKSAKWINGLEFLEQDELGFWERNGYHRRGEPWAEERYSGGF, encoded by the coding sequence ATGGTAGGAAAATTTTTTCAGAAACCAGGAGCAGAACAAAGCGATCGCGTCCCTCCTGGTCAATACTTAACCAAGGGGTTTCCCGTACTAACCTATGGTGATACTCCTCGGGTTAATCGAGAACAATGGCAATTTAAGGTTTGGGGTCTGGCACAACCAAAGACTCTGACTTGGGAAGATTTTATGGCGCTACCGCAGCATGATTTTACTGCGGATTTTCATTGCGTCACTCGCTGGTCTAAATTGGATGTCAAATGGACTGGCGTGAAGGTGACAGACTTCATGCAACTGATTGAAATCGATCCTAAAGCCGCTTATGTCATGGAACATTGTTATGGCGGCTACACGACAAATATTCCTTTAGAAGACTTTCTGCGGGAAGAAAACTTTTTTGCCCACACTGTATTTGACGAACCTCTTCCTGCCGAACATGGTGGACCAATGCGGTTAGTCGTACCTCACCTTTATGCTTGGAAAAGCGCCAAGTGGATCAATGGTCTAGAGTTTTTAGAACAAGATGAATTAGGCTTCTGGGAACGGAACGGCTATCATCGTCGAGGCGAACCTTGGGCAGAGGAGCGCTACAGCGGCGGGTTTTAG
- the rpmF gene encoding 50S ribosomal protein L32: MAVPKKKTSKSKRDKRRATWRGKAAIEAQKALSLGKSILSGRSKFVYPNPEEEEEDTES, from the coding sequence ATGGCTGTTCCAAAGAAGAAAACATCTAAGTCTAAAAGAGATAAGCGCCGAGCTACTTGGAGAGGAAAAGCTGCAATAGAAGCACAAAAAGCCCTGTCGTTAGGTAAGTCTATTCTCAGCGGACGCTCTAAGTTTGTCTATCCCAATCCTGAAGAAGAGGAAGAAGATACTGAATCCTAG
- a CDS encoding Mo-dependent nitrogenase C-terminal domain-containing protein: protein MNASPYTPQDIALASWIWIDQTQQSLEIPIAASPLQQPKQRKLDLLLPLRRWLDSVKVRNPQLAHRLCQLIPSQCPFERDVVLFGRKLFHIPPMCKLNPLYEEVVGLRFRALCYLADECGEDVTPYC, encoded by the coding sequence ATGAACGCTTCCCCATATACACCCCAAGACATTGCCCTAGCCAGTTGGATCTGGATCGACCAAACTCAACAGTCTCTAGAAATACCCATTGCAGCTAGTCCGTTACAGCAACCCAAACAGCGCAAATTAGACTTGTTGTTACCTCTACGTCGCTGGCTGGATAGCGTCAAAGTCCGCAATCCTCAGTTAGCACATCGCTTATGTCAACTTATTCCTTCCCAGTGTCCGTTTGAGCGAGATGTCGTTCTATTCGGTCGCAAGCTGTTCCATATTCCACCAATGTGCAAGCTCAACCCGCTTTACGAAGAAGTTGTAGGCTTGCGTTTCCGCGCCTTATGCTACCTAGCCGACGAATGTGGTGAAGACGTAACTCCTTACTGTTAA
- a CDS encoding ribonuclease J, whose translation MSNNGTTAAVKIIPLGGLHEIGKNTCVFEYNDEIFLLDAGLAFPTDEMHGVNIVLPDVTYLRENRHKIKGMIVTHGHEDHIGGIAFHLKQFDIPVIYGPRLAMAMLEGKLEEAGVRDRTELRSVRPRELVRIGSSFIVEFIRNTHSIADSFTVAIHTPLGVIIHTGDFKFDHTPVDGEHYDIQRLAEHGEKGVLCLISDSTNSEVPGHTPSERSVYPNLDRIFMQAKGRVLVTTFASSVHRINMILELAQKHNRVVSVVGRSMLNVIAHARNLGYIKCPDNLLQPLHAIRQLPDENVLILTTGSQGEPMSAMTRISRGAHPHLKIREGDTVVFSANPIPGNTIAVVNTIDRLMMQGAKVIYGREQGIHVSGHGCQEDQKLMIALTRPKFFLPVHGEHRMLVKHSQTAQSMGIPAENMVIIQNGDVVGLSTEEIKVVGKVPAGIELVDTSGSGIVSGKVLQERQQMAADGIVTIAAAIDWNGKLMTKPDIHLRGVVTTINRDLLQKWVQEQIEQILSDRWTDFARSFDGQEVDIDWAGLQVQLEKDLQRAIRRELQCQPTVTLLMPIPEEPVKAADGRRRRRTTAAPVAS comes from the coding sequence ATGAGTAACAACGGAACGACAGCCGCCGTCAAAATTATTCCCCTTGGCGGTTTACACGAAATTGGCAAAAACACTTGCGTTTTTGAATACAACGATGAAATTTTTCTCCTCGATGCAGGGTTGGCATTTCCTACCGACGAAATGCACGGGGTAAACATCGTTCTGCCAGATGTCACGTACTTACGTGAAAATCGGCATAAGATTAAGGGCATGATCGTCACCCACGGTCATGAAGATCATATTGGTGGCATTGCCTTTCATTTAAAGCAATTTGATATTCCGGTAATTTACGGTCCCCGCTTGGCAATGGCAATGCTAGAGGGGAAACTAGAAGAAGCAGGAGTCCGCGATCGCACGGAGTTAAGATCGGTACGTCCCCGCGAACTCGTCCGTATTGGTTCCTCTTTTATTGTTGAATTTATCCGCAACACCCACTCAATCGCTGATAGCTTCACCGTCGCCATTCACACCCCCCTTGGCGTAATTATCCACACGGGGGATTTTAAATTCGACCATACTCCAGTTGATGGCGAGCATTACGACATTCAACGGCTGGCAGAACATGGAGAAAAAGGCGTATTGTGCCTAATCAGTGATTCTACTAATTCCGAAGTTCCAGGACATACACCTTCAGAACGATCGGTCTATCCCAACTTAGACCGTATTTTTATGCAAGCTAAGGGCAGAGTCCTCGTCACCACCTTTGCTTCCTCCGTACACCGGATCAACATGATTCTGGAATTGGCGCAAAAACACAATCGCGTTGTTTCAGTTGTCGGGCGATCGATGTTAAACGTCATTGCTCATGCTCGAAATCTAGGCTACATCAAATGTCCAGATAACCTGTTGCAGCCGCTACACGCCATTCGCCAACTTCCCGATGAAAATGTTTTGATTCTCACCACTGGTTCTCAAGGCGAACCGATGTCAGCCATGACGAGAATTTCTCGCGGCGCACATCCCCATCTCAAAATTCGCGAGGGAGATACAGTCGTATTTTCAGCAAACCCGATCCCAGGTAATACGATCGCCGTAGTCAACACGATCGATCGCTTGATGATGCAGGGTGCTAAAGTTATCTACGGTCGGGAACAGGGCATTCACGTTTCTGGACATGGTTGCCAAGAAGACCAAAAATTAATGATTGCCTTAACTCGTCCCAAGTTTTTCTTACCCGTGCATGGCGAACATCGGATGCTAGTGAAGCATTCTCAAACAGCCCAAAGCATGGGAATTCCGGCTGAGAATATGGTCATCATCCAAAATGGTGACGTAGTAGGACTATCAACAGAGGAAATTAAGGTAGTTGGGAAAGTGCCGGCGGGGATCGAACTAGTCGATACCTCTGGTTCTGGTATTGTCAGCGGTAAAGTCTTGCAAGAACGCCAGCAAATGGCAGCAGATGGCATCGTTACCATCGCTGCTGCGATCGATTGGAATGGGAAGTTAATGACTAAGCCGGACATTCACCTACGGGGCGTAGTCACCACGATTAACCGCGATTTGCTGCAAAAGTGGGTACAAGAACAGATCGAGCAAATATTAAGCGATCGCTGGACAGATTTTGCTCGATCTTTTGACGGACAAGAAGTTGATATTGATTGGGCGGGATTGCAGGTACAGCTAGAAAAAGACTTACAACGGGCAATTCGACGCGAGTTACAATGTCAACCCACTGTCACCCTACTCATGCCTATCCCTGAAGAACCTGTCAAGGCAGCTGACGGTAGAAGACGGCGACGCACTACTGCGGCACCAGTCGCGTCATGA